In one Spirosoma rigui genomic region, the following are encoded:
- a CDS encoding cbb3-type cytochrome c oxidase N-terminal domain-containing protein, with protein sequence MTLFLLFLTGDPVKSMWNLSSAQDLLLIMLALILLVGMVLVGVVAVYLLLILQKALGSAPANKPADTRTVWQRISGLHALSQEKDLVMEHAYDGILELDNPTPPWFMGLFYSTIGFGVIYLLLFHVLGVSNLQAAEYTKEMALGEQQREAYIKKVAGSINENTVKLAKDEKSLDAGKALFLQNCLACHGHQGQGGVGPNLTDEFWLHGGTVKSVFHTISEGVPDKGMMSWKKQLNPLQVQQVASYILSLQGTKPAGAKEPQGVKEPATDQVAVTL encoded by the coding sequence ATGACTCTGTTCCTTCTTTTTCTTACGGGCGATCCGGTCAAGTCCATGTGGAACCTCAGTTCTGCCCAGGATCTGCTGCTGATCATGCTGGCGCTTATCCTGCTCGTCGGGATGGTGCTGGTCGGCGTTGTTGCCGTTTACCTGCTGCTCATTCTCCAGAAAGCGCTGGGCTCCGCGCCGGCGAATAAACCCGCCGATACCCGTACGGTCTGGCAGCGAATTTCCGGTCTGCACGCCCTGAGCCAGGAAAAAGACCTGGTGATGGAACACGCCTACGACGGCATTCTCGAACTCGACAACCCGACGCCCCCCTGGTTCATGGGTCTGTTTTACAGCACGATTGGCTTCGGCGTCATTTATCTTCTGCTGTTTCACGTACTGGGGGTGAGCAACCTGCAGGCAGCCGAATACACCAAAGAGATGGCCCTGGGCGAACAACAACGCGAGGCTTACATCAAAAAAGTAGCTGGTTCCATCAACGAGAACACCGTCAAACTCGCCAAAGACGAAAAGTCGCTGGACGCGGGCAAGGCGCTCTTTCTGCAAAACTGTCTGGCCTGCCACGGCCACCAGGGGCAGGGGGGCGTGGGGCCTAACCTGACCGATGAGTTCTGGCTGCATGGCGGCACGGTGAAATCGGTTTTCCACACCATCAGCGAAGGCGTACCCGACAAAGGGATGATGTCGTGGAAGAAACAGCTCAACCCGTTGCAGGTGCAGCAGGTAGCCAGCTATATCCTGTCGCTGCAGGGTACCAAACCCGCCGGTGCCAAAGAACCGCAGGGCGTAAAAGAACCCGCCACCGACCAGGTAGCAGTAACCCTGTAG
- the ccoG gene encoding cytochrome c oxidase accessory protein CcoG has product MTPNLPLTEPTDDYFRSHLPNQNENGGRRWLYPRATSGTYTRWRTGVAVVLLAALFAGPFVWVDGHPLFLFNVLERRFIFFGVTFWPQDFYLVAIGLITFIVFVSLFTVVYGRVFCGWACPQTIFMEMVFRKIEGWIEGDVNARKRLDASPWTTEKVLKKTAKHAAFLLISFAISNTFLAYIIGRDQWLTLVTDNPAQHLAGLFAMVVFTGVFYAVFAYLREIVCTTICPYGRLQGVMLDKNSLVVAYDYIRGEPRGKLKKAELTPAKGDCIDCKLCVHVCPTGIDIRNGTQLECINCTACMDVCDEVMTKVSRPPGLIRIDSQQGIENRQPFRFTGRIRAYTGVLMALLAVLGFLLVSRPALDVTILRAPGQLFQLEPNGRIANLYSVEVINKTYQPLPVQFRISHPDAKLNFVQPLTQIAPGELTKTMFFITLPPKAVRQSNTTLQIEIISNGTVVDQIETNFLGPGR; this is encoded by the coding sequence ATGACACCCAACCTACCCCTCACCGAACCCACCGACGATTATTTCCGGTCGCACCTGCCCAATCAGAACGAGAACGGCGGTCGGCGGTGGCTGTACCCCCGCGCGACGTCGGGTACGTATACGCGCTGGCGTACGGGGGTAGCCGTTGTGCTGCTGGCAGCGCTGTTTGCCGGCCCGTTCGTGTGGGTCGATGGTCACCCGCTGTTTCTGTTCAACGTGCTCGAACGCCGGTTCATCTTCTTCGGTGTTACGTTCTGGCCGCAGGATTTTTACCTCGTTGCCATCGGGCTGATCACGTTCATTGTCTTCGTATCGCTCTTTACGGTCGTCTACGGCCGGGTATTCTGTGGCTGGGCCTGTCCGCAAACGATCTTCATGGAAATGGTTTTCCGGAAAATCGAAGGCTGGATCGAGGGCGACGTCAACGCCCGCAAACGGCTGGATGCGTCGCCCTGGACCACGGAGAAAGTCCTCAAGAAGACGGCCAAACACGCAGCATTTCTGCTAATCTCGTTCGCCATCAGCAACACCTTTCTGGCTTATATCATCGGCCGCGACCAATGGCTGACGCTCGTCACCGACAATCCGGCACAACACCTCGCGGGCTTGTTCGCTATGGTGGTCTTCACGGGGGTTTTCTACGCCGTTTTTGCGTACCTGCGCGAGATCGTCTGCACGACCATCTGCCCCTACGGGCGGCTGCAGGGGGTAATGCTGGACAAAAACTCACTCGTGGTGGCCTATGACTACATCCGGGGCGAACCGCGCGGCAAGCTAAAAAAGGCCGAGCTGACACCTGCCAAAGGCGACTGCATCGACTGCAAGCTGTGCGTACATGTATGCCCTACGGGAATCGACATCCGCAACGGTACCCAGCTGGAATGCATCAACTGCACCGCCTGCATGGACGTGTGCGACGAGGTAATGACCAAAGTAAGCCGGCCGCCGGGCCTGATCCGGATCGACTCCCAGCAGGGGATCGAAAACCGCCAGCCGTTCCGGTTTACGGGCCGTATCCGCGCCTACACCGGCGTACTCATGGCGTTGTTGGCCGTACTGGGTTTCCTGCTCGTGAGCCGCCCGGCCCTCGACGTCACAATCTTGCGGGCACCGGGGCAGTTGTTTCAGCTTGAACCAAACGGCCGCATCGCGAACCTGTATTCGGTCGAAGTAATCAACAAAACGTACCAGCCACTGCCCGTTCAGTTCCGCATCAGCCACCCCGACGCGAAACTAAACTTCGTGCAGCCGTTGACGCAGATCGCGCCCGGCGAACTGACCAAAACGATGTTTTTCATTACGCTGCCTCCGAAGGCTGTTCGCCAGAGTAACACGACCCTCCAGATCGAGATCATCTCGAACGGGACCGTCGTCGATCAGATCGAAACCAATTTTCTGGGACCGGGGCGTTGA
- a CDS encoding FixH family protein: MNWGKSIVLVFIVFAGFIGTMVVQMSRERIDLVRDDYYQDEIAYQQHIDRVANARRFDPKAYIHYHSDRRLVEVTLPDALTQGVLTLYRPADRRQDDRQVLSSGMPGRFTLSMQHKPAGLWRAQLTWSDGQREYYTERELILP; encoded by the coding sequence ATGAACTGGGGAAAATCCATCGTACTTGTTTTCATCGTCTTTGCCGGTTTCATCGGGACGATGGTGGTTCAGATGAGCCGGGAACGTATCGACCTGGTTCGGGACGACTACTACCAGGATGAAATCGCCTACCAGCAGCACATCGACCGGGTTGCCAACGCCCGCCGGTTCGATCCGAAGGCTTATATCCACTACCACTCCGACCGCCGGCTGGTTGAGGTGACACTGCCTGACGCACTCACGCAGGGGGTACTTACCCTCTACCGTCCCGCCGACCGCCGGCAGGATGACCGGCAGGTACTCTCGTCGGGTATGCCCGGACGGTTCACCCTGTCCATGCAGCACAAACCCGCCGGGTTGTGGCGGGCGCAGCTTACCTGGTCCGACGGGCAGCGGGAGTACTATACCGAACGTGAATTGATACTGCCATGA
- a CDS encoding sulfite exporter TauE/SafE family protein, which translates to MIIGWTTALLTGLAGSLHCVGMCGPLAMALPVGRLPQHQRALARGLYHAGRLSAYSLLGAVVGTVGQGLLLTGLQRPVSIGAGMLLLIWALSARSLPGWINTSPLARRLTAPLTALLRRPTLPHMAGLGFLNGLLPCGSVYIALAGALMTPSAGGGAAYLLAFGAGTLPAMLSVNLVLSYLTPRFRQRLGRGLPLATVLVALLLIVRGIGLSAPPSSAGAGSPIPVCHGIPSV; encoded by the coding sequence ATGATAATCGGGTGGACAACGGCGCTGCTGACGGGGCTGGCCGGCAGTCTGCACTGCGTGGGTATGTGCGGGCCGCTGGCAATGGCATTACCCGTTGGGCGGTTGCCACAGCATCAGCGGGCACTGGCGCGCGGCCTGTACCATGCCGGTCGGCTGAGCGCGTATAGTCTGTTGGGAGCGGTGGTCGGTACGGTGGGTCAGGGCCTGCTGCTCACCGGCCTGCAACGGCCAGTTTCCATCGGGGCGGGTATGCTGCTGCTGATCTGGGCGCTGTCGGCGCGGTCCTTACCCGGCTGGATCAACACCTCGCCCCTGGCCCGCCGGCTCACGGCACCCCTGACCGCGCTGCTCCGGCGGCCTACCCTGCCGCACATGGCCGGACTGGGTTTTCTGAACGGGCTGTTGCCGTGCGGGTCGGTGTACATTGCTTTGGCAGGGGCGCTGATGACACCATCGGCGGGGGGCGGGGCCGCCTACCTGCTGGCGTTCGGCGCGGGAACGCTGCCAGCCATGCTGAGCGTAAACCTGGTCTTGAGTTACCTGACGCCCCGCTTTCGGCAGCGGCTCGGGCGGGGCCTGCCCCTGGCGACGGTGCTGGTAGCCCTGCTGCTCATTGTGCGGGGCATAGGACTTTCCGCGCCACCGTCGTCGGCCGGGGCGGGAAGTCCCATACCGGTATGCCACGGTATCCCTTCAGTGTGA
- a CDS encoding YgaP family membrane protein produces the protein MKRNLGDYDVIIRLVSGLCLMIVFIINDVTSPLNWLLFPLSGILLLTGLSGSCPLYRLLHIDTRGSRKSNTPSH, from the coding sequence ATGAAACGTAACCTTGGTGACTACGACGTTATTATTCGACTTGTTAGTGGCCTGTGTCTGATGATCGTATTCATTATCAATGACGTGACCTCGCCACTGAACTGGCTTCTTTTTCCGTTAAGTGGTATACTGCTGCTAACGGGGTTATCGGGGTCCTGTCCACTTTATCGACTGCTGCACATCGATACCCGGGGTTCCCGCAAATCAAATACGCCGTCACACTGA
- a CDS encoding cation-translocating P-type ATPase, giving the protein MPTTPTLSAPNHSLTGLSPAQVEAARQAYGPNRLVSTETRTGWRLIVEVISEPMFILLAVASLLYVLLGQWHEGVVLGVAMLLVAGISIFQTVRSNRALQALQHLTQPTVSVMRDGQLMSLPVEAIVVGDVLWLTEGQTIPADGLLIQANDCSVDEAILTGESVPVAKTQPDVDPLLAGTLLTAGSAYARVTAVGEATTLGKLGRSLQTIEIEKTPLQQQIGQFVQRMAFAGFGAFALVWAINFANSGNWVTSLLLGLTIAMSVIPEEIPVAFSSFMALGAARMVGFGVLTKQPQTVESLGSATVICTDKTGTLTQDGMTVVQLYDDAIHRLVPLTAPLPPTARTVLAYARWASEPDPFDPMEKAIVTAYATHFSPATHPLHYEYPLGGTPPMMTHVYESVTGPVRVAGKGAVERIVQVCRLAGADADAILAQATTLASQGYRVLGVAGSDWPGEEYPTDQSDFPWSFKGLIALENPPKENAGAVVRQFTRAGITVKMITGDSPETARAIAHQVNIPGAENFLTGRAVMGMTEQALQTQVEQINVFARMFPEAKLRVIRALKANGEVVAMTGDGVNDGPALKAAHIGVAMGRRGTEVAKQAASLVLVNDDLGGMVDAIAQGRRIYQNLKRAIGYIVSIHIPIILTVTLPLLFGWQYVNLFSPIHIIFLELVMGPTCSIAFENEPAEQDLMRQKPRRFTDTFFTAGELGLSVVQGLVIAGVVLAVYWQSMQAGNSLNHVRTVTFVTLVLSNIWLTLVSRSNRKSVLATLSRPNALLWLMLALTVALLLLTMLLPPMRGMAQFMLLSGADLVRCVGWSVAGVGWIELYKRWQPARLRRSSHA; this is encoded by the coding sequence ATGCCCACCACCCCAACGCTATCCGCCCCCAACCACTCCCTGACCGGCCTTTCGCCCGCTCAGGTTGAAGCCGCCCGACAGGCGTACGGACCCAATCGACTCGTCAGCACGGAGACCCGAACGGGCTGGCGGCTGATCGTTGAGGTTATATCCGAGCCGATGTTCATTCTGCTCGCCGTAGCCTCCCTGCTCTACGTTCTACTCGGTCAGTGGCACGAAGGCGTCGTGCTGGGTGTCGCCATGCTGCTGGTAGCGGGCATCTCCATTTTTCAGACCGTGCGCAGCAACCGGGCGCTGCAGGCCCTGCAGCACCTGACGCAACCCACCGTGTCGGTCATGCGCGACGGTCAGCTGATGAGCCTGCCCGTTGAAGCGATCGTAGTGGGCGACGTGCTCTGGCTCACCGAAGGACAAACCATCCCAGCCGACGGGCTCCTGATCCAGGCCAATGACTGCTCCGTCGACGAAGCCATCCTGACCGGCGAGTCGGTGCCGGTAGCCAAGACCCAGCCCGATGTCGACCCACTGCTGGCGGGTACGCTGCTCACCGCCGGCAGCGCCTACGCGCGCGTCACCGCCGTGGGAGAAGCCACTACCCTCGGCAAACTGGGCCGTTCGCTACAGACGATCGAGATCGAAAAAACACCCCTGCAGCAGCAGATCGGCCAGTTTGTGCAGCGGATGGCCTTCGCCGGATTCGGCGCTTTCGCCCTCGTCTGGGCCATCAACTTCGCCAACTCCGGCAACTGGGTCACCTCGCTGCTGCTGGGCCTGACCATTGCCATGTCGGTCATACCGGAAGAGATCCCCGTTGCGTTCAGCAGCTTTATGGCCCTGGGGGCGGCCCGGATGGTGGGGTTCGGCGTACTGACCAAGCAACCCCAGACAGTCGAAAGCCTGGGATCGGCCACCGTGATCTGTACCGACAAGACTGGCACCCTCACCCAGGACGGCATGACCGTTGTTCAGCTCTACGACGACGCCATCCACCGCCTGGTCCCCCTCACTGCCCCCCTCCCGCCAACGGCACGCACCGTACTGGCCTACGCCCGCTGGGCCAGCGAACCCGACCCCTTCGATCCCATGGAAAAGGCCATTGTCACGGCCTACGCAACGCACTTCAGCCCGGCAACGCACCCCCTGCACTACGAATACCCGCTGGGCGGCACCCCACCCATGATGACCCATGTCTACGAATCGGTAACGGGGCCGGTGCGGGTGGCGGGCAAGGGAGCCGTAGAACGCATCGTTCAGGTGTGCCGGCTGGCCGGGGCCGACGCCGACGCGATTCTGGCGCAGGCCACGACGCTCGCCAGCCAGGGCTACCGGGTGCTGGGCGTGGCGGGCAGCGACTGGCCGGGGGAAGAATACCCCACCGACCAGAGTGATTTCCCTTGGTCGTTCAAAGGGCTCATCGCCCTCGAAAATCCCCCGAAAGAAAATGCCGGGGCCGTTGTTCGCCAGTTTACCCGGGCGGGCATCACGGTTAAAATGATTACCGGCGACTCGCCCGAAACGGCCCGGGCCATTGCCCACCAGGTCAACATACCCGGGGCAGAGAACTTCCTGACGGGCCGGGCCGTCATGGGCATGACCGAGCAGGCGCTGCAAACCCAGGTTGAGCAGATCAACGTATTTGCCCGGATGTTTCCCGAGGCTAAACTGCGGGTGATCCGGGCGCTGAAGGCAAACGGCGAAGTGGTTGCCATGACCGGCGACGGTGTCAACGACGGACCCGCCCTCAAAGCCGCCCATATTGGCGTGGCTATGGGCCGGCGCGGAACAGAGGTCGCCAAACAGGCCGCGTCGCTGGTGCTGGTGAACGACGATCTGGGGGGTATGGTCGATGCCATTGCGCAGGGACGACGCATCTACCAGAACCTGAAACGCGCCATCGGCTACATCGTCTCCATCCACATCCCCATCATCCTGACCGTGACCCTGCCATTGCTGTTCGGTTGGCAATATGTCAACCTGTTCAGCCCCATTCACATTATCTTTCTGGAACTGGTGATGGGACCAACCTGCTCCATTGCCTTTGAGAACGAGCCCGCCGAGCAGGACCTGATGCGGCAGAAGCCCCGGCGGTTCACCGATACATTCTTTACCGCGGGCGAACTGGGGCTTAGCGTGGTCCAGGGGCTGGTGATTGCCGGAGTCGTCCTGGCCGTGTACTGGCAGTCCATGCAGGCGGGCAACTCCCTGAACCACGTCCGGACCGTGACCTTCGTGACGCTGGTGCTGAGTAACATCTGGCTGACACTGGTGAGCCGGTCGAACCGAAAATCGGTGCTGGCTACCCTGAGTCGCCCCAACGCGCTGCTCTGGCTCATGCTGGCCCTGACGGTAGCCCTGCTGTTGCTGACGATGCTGCTCCCACCCATGCGCGGGATGGCTCAGTTCATGCTCCTGTCGGGGGCCGACCTAGTCCGGTGTGTGGGCTGGTCGGTGGCGGGTGTCGGCTGGATCGAGCTGTACAAACGCTGGCAGCCCGCCCGGCTCCGGCGTTCGTCACATGCCTAG
- a CDS encoding thioredoxin family protein has product MEGRSAMKRDDPHPILIPARSAVLLIFTSTARTDRLQQTLLADMTASLQTLIGHSVRILKIDEAAHPEVVQSFGITQVPSFVLVRQGIELWRQVGMPDKDTTGQLTQQLLGM; this is encoded by the coding sequence ATGGAAGGCCGCTCCGCTATGAAACGCGACGATCCACATCCTATACTCATCCCCGCCCGGTCGGCCGTCCTGCTGATATTTACGTCGACCGCCCGGACCGATCGTCTGCAACAGACGCTGCTGGCCGACATGACCGCTTCCCTGCAAACGCTCATCGGTCACTCGGTTCGCATCCTTAAAATCGACGAAGCCGCCCACCCCGAAGTGGTCCAGAGTTTCGGGATCACTCAGGTGCCGTCGTTCGTGCTGGTGCGGCAGGGCATCGAGCTGTGGCGGCAGGTAGGTATGCCCGACAAGGATACCACCGGCCAGCTCACCCAGCAGTTGCTAGGCATGTGA
- a CDS encoding sensor histidine kinase: MMTDLYSNALTELLIEKSDDFIGIYDLEDERFVRINKAGVRMLGFSSEQALLDDPIRSRSLRTQPLEGEHRTSLIERLIRAGQHEETAQIGRQNGQSFWGQLIMSAFTAHDRSYALIRLIDQGRLHQAERDLEHSVRRYEAIFSNATIGIVVCDARGQIVSVNQLAEHLFGYAPGELLSLTIERLVPTAVSSYHEKLRQSFNAHPQVRAMGHNRDLHAQRKDGSVFPVEISLSYFQLEEELYVVAYIIDITFKKEAERQLLAHRDHIERLNAELEQKVADRTHALMNTLDQLEQSKDELARALEAERELGELKSRFVAMASHEFRTPLTAVLTSATLIEKYTLGDQQEKRQKHIDRIRSSVNHLNDILEEFLSVGRLEEGKIDANPSRVDISQLVTETVGDMLGMLKPQQTIQTELACSQPIWIDPSLLRKILVNLLSNAVKYSGPGSVVTVRAACTGGQLALAITDQGIGISKDDQEHLFERFFRAKNVTNIAGTGLGLHIVGRYVELMHGQVSLQSELNLGTTVTLILPYEDHPLD; the protein is encoded by the coding sequence ATGATGACCGACCTGTATTCCAATGCCTTAACCGAACTGCTCATCGAGAAGAGTGATGACTTTATCGGTATTTATGATCTGGAAGACGAGCGGTTCGTTCGGATTAATAAGGCGGGTGTCAGGATGCTGGGCTTCTCCTCCGAGCAGGCTCTGCTGGACGACCCCATCCGGTCCCGCTCCCTGCGTACTCAGCCGCTGGAAGGTGAGCACCGGACCAGCCTGATCGAGCGGCTCATCCGGGCGGGCCAGCACGAGGAAACGGCTCAGATTGGCCGGCAGAACGGGCAGTCATTCTGGGGTCAGCTCATCATGAGCGCCTTCACGGCCCATGACCGGTCCTACGCCCTCATCCGGCTTATCGACCAGGGGCGGCTCCACCAGGCCGAGCGAGACCTGGAGCACAGCGTCCGGCGGTACGAAGCTATTTTCTCCAATGCCACCATCGGCATCGTCGTCTGCGACGCGCGGGGCCAGATCGTATCTGTCAACCAGCTGGCCGAGCACCTCTTCGGCTACGCCCCGGGCGAGTTGCTCTCGCTGACCATTGAACGGCTGGTTCCTACCGCCGTCAGCAGCTATCACGAAAAGCTCCGCCAGTCGTTCAATGCCCACCCCCAGGTGCGGGCCATGGGCCACAACCGAGACCTGCACGCCCAGCGCAAAGACGGGTCGGTGTTTCCGGTGGAGATCAGCTTGAGCTATTTCCAGCTGGAAGAGGAGCTGTACGTAGTGGCTTACATCATTGATATCACGTTTAAGAAAGAAGCCGAGCGGCAGCTGCTGGCCCACCGCGACCACATTGAGCGGCTCAATGCCGAGCTGGAACAGAAAGTGGCCGACCGCACCCACGCGCTGATGAACACCCTCGACCAGCTGGAGCAGTCGAAAGACGAGCTGGCCCGCGCGCTCGAAGCCGAGCGGGAGCTAGGAGAACTGAAATCCCGCTTCGTCGCTATGGCGTCGCACGAGTTTCGCACGCCCCTCACGGCCGTGCTGACCTCCGCTACGCTGATCGAGAAATATACCCTGGGCGACCAGCAGGAGAAGCGCCAGAAGCACATCGACCGCATCCGGTCGTCGGTCAATCATCTCAACGACATCCTCGAAGAGTTTCTGTCGGTAGGGCGGCTCGAAGAAGGCAAGATCGACGCCAACCCCTCGCGGGTCGATATTAGTCAGCTGGTGACCGAAACCGTTGGCGACATGCTGGGCATGCTGAAACCGCAGCAAACTATCCAGACCGAACTGGCCTGCAGCCAGCCCATCTGGATCGACCCGTCACTGCTGCGCAAGATTTTGGTTAACCTCCTGTCCAATGCCGTCAAGTACTCCGGGCCGGGCTCGGTGGTGACCGTCCGGGCCGCCTGCACCGGGGGGCAACTGGCGCTCGCCATTACCGACCAGGGTATCGGCATCAGCAAAGACGATCAGGAGCATCTGTTCGAGCGTTTTTTCCGGGCCAAGAACGTAACCAACATCGCCGGTACCGGGCTGGGGCTGCACATCGTAGGCCGGTACGTCGAACTGATGCACGGTCAGGTATCCTTACAAAGTGAGTTGAATCTGGGCACAACCGTAACACTTATCCTTCCCTATGAAGACCATCCTCTTGATTGA
- a CDS encoding response regulator yields MKTILLIEDNEAIRENTAEILELTGYTVHTAENGKVGVEKALAHKPDLVICDIMMPVLDGYGVLHIFNKNPLLAGVPFIFLTAKTERTDFRKGMELGADDYLTKPFDESELLSAIEGRLNRFQHLAGPQPESSYNLQQDGLDQFLDHAKQAGNLESLSADRKTHPVRKKQYVYSEGDEPTRLYFLKTGKVKTVRTNTDGKEFITGIYGPGEFFGYYALLEHSDYTDSAVTLDDSELIYIPKDDFHQLLLANPVVGQQFIKLLAGRVGEREEQLLGMAYSSLRRRVADTLLRLNGQHPGETIQLSRDDLAAMIGTATESLIRTLSEFKQDGLIEMMAPGGIRVLQPDRLRRANW; encoded by the coding sequence ATGAAGACCATCCTCTTGATTGAAGACAACGAGGCCATCCGCGAGAATACCGCTGAGATCCTGGAACTGACAGGATACACCGTCCACACGGCAGAAAACGGAAAAGTCGGCGTCGAAAAAGCCCTCGCCCACAAACCGGATCTGGTTATCTGCGACATTATGATGCCCGTGCTGGATGGCTACGGCGTCCTGCACATTTTCAACAAAAACCCGCTCCTCGCGGGGGTACCGTTCATTTTTCTGACGGCTAAAACCGAACGGACGGACTTCCGCAAGGGCATGGAGCTGGGTGCCGATGATTACCTGACCAAGCCCTTCGACGAGTCGGAGCTGCTCAGTGCCATCGAAGGACGCCTGAACCGATTTCAGCACCTGGCCGGGCCGCAGCCCGAATCCAGCTACAACCTGCAGCAGGATGGACTCGACCAGTTTCTGGACCACGCCAAACAGGCCGGCAACCTGGAAAGCCTGTCGGCCGACCGGAAGACGCATCCCGTTCGCAAAAAACAGTACGTCTACTCGGAGGGCGACGAACCGACGCGCCTGTATTTTCTCAAAACGGGCAAGGTGAAAACGGTGCGGACCAATACCGACGGCAAGGAATTTATTACCGGCATCTACGGCCCCGGCGAATTCTTCGGCTACTACGCCCTGCTTGAACACAGCGACTACACCGACTCGGCGGTGACCCTGGACGATTCGGAGCTGATTTACATACCCAAGGACGATTTCCACCAGCTGCTGCTGGCCAACCCGGTCGTGGGCCAGCAGTTCATCAAACTCCTGGCCGGGCGCGTGGGCGAGCGCGAAGAGCAGTTGCTCGGTATGGCCTACAGCTCCCTCCGCCGGCGCGTGGCCGACACGCTGCTGCGGCTGAACGGGCAGCACCCCGGCGAAACCATCCAGCTCTCGCGCGACGACCTGGCCGCCATGATCGGTACGGCGACCGAGTCACTCATCCGGACGTTGAGCGAATTCAAGCAGGACGGTCTGATCGAGATGATGGCACCGGGCGGCATCCGGGTTCTCCAGCCCGACAGGCTACGCCGGGCCAACTGGTGA